From Malacoplasma iowae:
ATATTTACACAAAATAGTAAGTTGAATCCTTTTTCAAATGAAAAATTTAATTATGATGTAAAAAATCATTCTGACATAAACAGAAACAAAGGTTATTCTGGAAATGATAATTTATCTAGTTTTAATTGATCTGATTTTGATTTATTAGTTATAGATGAATCACATAATTTTAGAAATTATAGTTGAGTTAATGATGAATTCAAAAGCAAAAGTAGATATCAACATTTAATGGAAAAAGTTATTAAATCTGGGAGAAATACTAAAGTTTTATTATTATCGGCCACACCAGTTAATAATAGAATGCATGATTTAAATAATCAAATAAAATTTATAACTAATGATAATGATTCTGCTTTAAAAGAATATGGTATTGATTCTATAAAATCAGTTTGTAGATATGCTGAAGAACAAAGTAATAAGTGATCAAAACTTCCATTGAAACAAAGAGACTCAAAACATTTTTCTGAAATGATTGGTTCTAAATTTAAAAATTTACTTAATCTAATAAGTATTGCTAGAAGTAGAAGGCAAATATTATCAAGTTACTCTGAGACAAATTTGACCTTCCCTAAAAGGTTACCGCCCAAAAACATAATATGAAATATAGATGATGAAAATAAAATAAATATTAAACTAATTAATGAACAATTAAATGATTTAACTTTAGCCTCTTACAAAATATTAAGTTATGTTTACGAAGAATTTTTATGTATCTATGACCAACTGGATTATAAATTTGAAGGCAAAAAAATGTTACATATTAATAGAGAAAAAGGATTAGTTTCTTTAATGAAAATCAATCTATTTAAAAGATTAGAAAGTTCCATTTTTTCTTTCAATGAGACGATCAAAAAAATAATAGAAAAAACTAGTTCAATATTGAATTTGCTTTTCAAAGAAAATATAAGTTTAAATTTCTCGAACGATGAATTAATAGATGATAATGAATATAGTGAGACAATATATGAAAATAATTTAAAAATAGATATTAATCATATAGATCTACCTAAATTTAAATCTGATCTTGTTTATGATTTAAATTTACTTGAAAACATATATAAAGTTACGAGCTTAATAAATGAAAACAAGGACTCTAAATTAAATACATTAATTGAGTTAATTGAAGAGAAAATTAATAATCCTTTTAATGAAGGAAATAAGAAGATTATAATTTTTACAACATTTGAAGACACAGCGTTATACATATATAATCATCTAAAAAATAAGTACCTGACATCAGTTGTAACTGGTACAAAAAACATATCAAACCATCCAAAATTATTAAATAACAACAGTTTAGGTGTTAATGATATTCTTACATATTTTTCACCTAAATCTAAAAAAATAGAAGACACTGGTCTTGATTCTTCAATAGAATTTGATATTTTGATTGGAACTGATTGTATTTCTGAAGGACAAAATTTGCAAGATTGTGATTGTTTAATTAATTATGATATTCATTGAAATCCTGTAAGAATTATTCAAAGATTTGGAAGAATAGATAGATTGCAATCAAAAAATAAATATATTCAACTTATAAATATGTGACCAAATATAGAACTTGAAGAATACATTAAACTTGAATCAAGAGTTAGAAATAAAATGGAAAAAGTTGTTCATGCTTCAACTGGTGATGATCATATATTGAAGTCTAATGATAACCTAAGCGAAGAAGAAAACTATAGATTAGAACAATTGAATCAATTAAAGGAAAATATAGATAAATATGAAGAATCTAAAAGCGATTATTCATTTAGCTCATTAACATTTAATGAATATTTAATAGATTTATGAAGGTATAATAACCTTTTTGCTAATGAAATGAAAAACAAATATTTATTTAGTAGAGGATTTTATTCTGTAGTTAGTTCTATTAATGACGAAGACAAAAACTTAGCTATTTTTCTATTTAAGAAAACAGTTTCAAAAGACAAAGATAATATGATTGAACCATATGTTTTTGTCTCTGTGAAAGTGATAGATAATGAAATAATATTACCAAATAAAACATTAAATGAAATACTTCAAATTTACAAATCATATGCATCAAAAAACAATTATTTTGATGATAAGGCTTTAAAACAATTTGTTGAAATTACTAATGATTTTGAAGATATGAATTTTTTAAAGAATATTTATTTAAAATCAATAGATTTTTTAAAATCTAAACATATTGAAAATGATTTTAAAAAACTTTTATCAATGAATGCAAATATATCAGAAACTCTTTATGACTTTCAACTTATATCTTTTTTGATAATTTTATAATGATAAAAGATAATAAAAAATTTAAAGAAGTTGATAAAGAGTATTTAATAGAAAAAATATTGTTGAATAGTTCTAAAAAAAACATTCATAAAGAAATAAATCTTACTATAAACACTATAGGTAAAAAAATATATTTTCAAGATTTAATAACAACATTAATCGATGGCAAACAACAAAGTCTAATATACTTAAAAACTAATTTAAGAATAGATAAAAATATTGGTTTAATATCAAAAATTTTTCATTCTTATTTTAAATTCAATCCATATATATTTGAGTTCTATAAAACTCATTATTCATACTATATGATTAACACATCATTTTTGAAAAATGATGATCTAGATTTTTTACTTGAAAAAATAACAAAAAAGAAAACATACATATTATTAAAAATAGAGCATAATAATTTTTCAAATTTTTTGAAGTATGAAGAATTGAACAAAAACTCTGTTTTAGACATGTTTGAAGACATAGTATACAAGATTGTTTTTTTATATGTTCTAAAACTACAAATGCCATTCAAAAAACACATTAATTACATTACTTTATATAAATTTTATGAAATTAAGAAACTTGAGAATAAGTTAAAATTGCTGCTAACAAAATCAAAAAAAGTATTTAATAGTTCTAGATTAATAGATATAAACAAACAAATAATTAGTGTAAAAAACGATATAAAAGAAGCCAAACAACAATTTGATTATGAATACAAAAATATGTCTTCTTAGAGTAAATAAAATTTGTTAACACTAACTTTTAAAATATCTATTTTTTTTAGAATTCATTTTTTAATAAGTATAAATAACTGTTAGATTATTTTAAAAAAATATTTAATGGTTATTTTTTTTAAATATATTTTTACATATTATTGTATAATAATTTTTGCAACAGAAATCTGTTGTATTAGCATTATGATTGAAAATTATTATCAGATCTTAGTGACAAAGAGCATATGATAATTGACATGATTAACAGCTAATTAATTTATTTTAAAATTGGGGTATATATGAAAATAGATCTTCATTTACATACTCCAGCATCAATAAGTAACGGTGATACCATTAAATGAAGTTCTTTATATGACACATTAAAAAAACTTAAAGTTAATAATGTAGAAATTGCTTCATTTACAGATCACAATATTTTTGACTATGAGTTATATAAAAAGGCATATCAATTAGCATTAACAGGAAAAATTAAATTACTTCCAGGTATTGAAGTTAATGTTGTTAGAAAAAATGGGATTATTGGTCATATGCTAATTATCTTCAATGATAACTTAACTGATCAAGAATTGTTAATGTTACAAAAAGAAGCTAATACTATTTTAAAAAATGGTGTTAGTTTATCTAATATTAATAATTTATTTAGTAATTTTGAAACAATAAGAATAATCCATATTGGTAAAAATGATTTTTTTTCTTATGAAGACTTAGAAGGTTTAAATTATGATGCTTTTGAAATAACTAATGAAATGCACCCAAACTATAAACAAGTTTTAAAAAAAGGATTCATTTCATCAGTGGTTGCTTTTTCTGATACTCATGTTTGAGATAAATATCCACAGCAGGGAGAGCTTGTTACTATAGTTGATGACATTGGAGAAAAAAGTTTTAATGCACTAAAAAAAGCATTAAAACAAAACAAAATTTATTATAAAAAAAGATATTCATAAGGAGTTTTAATGATTAAAGCAATTTATTTTAAAAAAACTGATTCACTTGATGAAAGTGAAGGTTTAATTAAAATTGATTTTGATAGACATATTAATGTTATAGTTGGCCCAAAGGGTGGTGGCAAATCAACATTATTTGATTTACTTGCTTCCATTAAAAATGGATACTTACCATCTAATGTTATTGATGCTTTAAAAAATCATGGATTAGAATTTGTTAAAGCTGAAGAATTTAATGGTGAAACAATATTATCATCTACATTATCTAAAAAAAACGAAAAAGATAAATTTAATGATTTTTATAAAAGAAATGATGTCATTTTTCAAGATGATCCAATTAAAAAAGATCTTAATAAATCAGATGATATAGAAAAAGAAAAATACAATTATGCAAAAGAAATTGTTCAAAAACAGTTTGACAAAGTTAGTAATATAATTAATAGAATTCAAAATTTTTATAACATGATTTATAGTTTAATTAATGGATCACATAACTCTATTAATTGAGCCAATACATTCAATTTTAAAAAAACAAAAGATGATTTAAATATTATTAGTCATTTGAATTTTTCTATATCTAAGTTTAAAAGTTTAAAAGATATTGAAACGAAAAATATTAATAAAATAATAGAAAATTCAAAAGAGCAAATTGGATTAATGAAGTCTTTTAAAGAAAATATAGATTTAACTTCTGTATATAAAGATGATAAATTCAATAGTGATTATCAAAAGATTTTGGGAAATATCATTGAAAACCACAATCAATTAACACAATTGCTATTAAATAGAAATAAATTAACAAAAAAAATAGCAAATGTTTTTGATGCTTTTAACATTGCATATATAAGACAAATAAACAAGATTAAAGAATTAGATTACAATAATCAAGGTTTAAAAACTTTTGAAAAGACATCAAAAGATTATTTTGCAAATTTTGCAAAACAAATTATTAAATTGAAAAAAATTTTTTATGAATTAACAAACACTTCTTTAGAAATTAAATTTGATAAAGAAGAGTTAGAACATACTTTTTTAACTTACAAAATGCCACAAGATGGTGTTAAATTTGATGATGACTTTATTTATGATTTATTAAAAATAGTTTTAAACACTCCAAAAAGTGAAAAAGACCTTTATAGATGAATTCATGAAAATCAAAAGGAAACAAAAAGTAAAAAAGATTTTGATCAAAATAAGATAATTAATAAAATCTCAAAAGAACTTGTTAATTTTGTTCAAGTATATGCTGATGGTTATGACTACAAAACATTATCTTTAGGACAAAGATCGATATATGGAATTAAGTATAAACTTAAAAGATCAAATAACCAAGATTTATTTTTAGATCAACCAGAAGATAATTTAGATAATAATACTATTGCAACAACAATTCTTGATTTAATACAAGAAAGAAAAGAACAACAAGTATTTATTGTTACCCATAATGCAAACATAGGTATATTATCAAACCCTGAAAAAGTGATAGTTGCAGACTTAAATAATAAAATTAACCCATATCAAGAGGGAAAAATATCATTAGATAAAAATAGCAATGACACAACAACAACTTTTTATCTTGAGGGCGGTTTTAAATACTTAGAAGCAAGATATATTAAAGCTAAAGGAGAAAATTAATTATGAAAATAAAAATTGTAGATAGTTCTTTATTTAATAGTGAAACAAATCAAACTGATTTTAATATTTATGTAGAATGTGGAAAACACAAAATAGAAGTTTCAAAAAATTCTGAAAAATGAAATAATGATGGAATCAATGATTTTCTAACATCTATAGCAGTTGCTATTCCAGATGGTGACAAATTCGAAATAGAGAAAAAAGAAAACGATGATAAAAAAGCTGAATCGTTAAATGTGTTTAATTATGTGTGTGAATTATTTCAATCTTTTGTAGATGAATACAATAAACAAGTTTAATTTAACCAATTTTTTATAAAAAATATGCAGTAGCAGTTTTGTTAATTACATAAATAAAACCTCTATTGTTTTTATTTTACAAATAATTAAATTTATTATTTTTTTAATGTAAATAAATAATATAAATAAAATTTAGTAATAAAAAATAATAAAGAACGATTGCAGTACGGTTGGGGTTGTAGGGCGTAAAAAAATATTGTAGAATTTAAAAAATTATAAAAAAGGGGAAAATATTTATGAGCAAATTCTCAAGAAAGAAAAAAATGTTAATCGGTTCTTTAACTGTATTAGCTAGTTTTGGTGTAGTTGGTGGTGTAGCACTTTCATTAGATTCTACACTTACAAAATACAACACTTCAACAAATAGCGGAAGTTCTATTAATGTAAATAATTCAATAGATTTACCTCAAGCTCCAGTTTCATCAGGAAATTCTACAACTGTAGGTGGAGAAAATTCTAATGGTGCAGTTGATTCTAGTGCTATGAGAATGACATTAACTAGAACTGTTAGTCTTTTAAGTGCTGATGCTTATGCTTATCAAATCAAATTAATAAATAATCAACAAAAAGAAGGTACTATATACTTTGTAACTCCTTCTGGTTTAAGAACAGATACAATTAATTTCCAACCAGGTGATGAAATTAAATTATTATTTGATCCAAACAAAGGTTATGAAGGATATACTGTAAGAGAGTTTAAAATTACTGGGGCAAGCGAAAGTCATTTTGTTCCGACAAAAAATGATAAAGAAAATAAACGTCAATTTATCGCTAAAATGCCTGAATATAAAGATACAATTGATAAGTTAACTAATAAGAGTTGATTATACTCAGATGATTCAACTCCAATAACAATTAACCCATCATTCATTATTGCTGATATTGGTCAAAATGGTGAAACAGTTGAATGAGAACATGGTGCATTTATGGAAGTTGTTAATGGTTATGTATACAACCTTAACGCAGATACAAAATTATCTGAAATATTAACAAAATATGAAGCTTTCAAAAATGATAATATTACAAATCCAATTAATTTATTCTTCTATTTAAATGGACACAAATTAATTTTAGATACTAATTTATTAAGTAAAGATGCTGATAAATATGCTCCAAGTGGTTGAAATCTTGCATTCTATAATAATTCATCAGATTCAGCAACAAAAGAAGGTAAATATGGATCTATTGTTTTAGATGAATCATATAACAATAGTTGAACAAGTGCTAATGTTGGTAGATTTG
This genomic window contains:
- a CDS encoding PHP domain-containing protein, whose product is MKIDLHLHTPASISNGDTIKWSSLYDTLKKLKVNNVEIASFTDHNIFDYELYKKAYQLALTGKIKLLPGIEVNVVRKNGIIGHMLIIFNDNLTDQELLMLQKEANTILKNGVSLSNINNLFSNFETIRIIHIGKNDFFSYEDLEGLNYDAFEITNEMHPNYKQVLKKGFISSVVAFSDTHVWDKYPQQGELVTIVDDIGEKSFNALKKALKQNKIYYKKRYS
- a CDS encoding DEAD/DEAH box helicase produces the protein MKFFVDKLKENINFNTEINIICNSFSLNGFGKILDQILIAKKIRLIISTNKTFKDNQCIDLNEIFFENDIDNCEFEFSKYLYSKKWSNLINDKKFIIKICNDNTVYNSSYLILKNKDKNISYANFGNIFEKNLNNKNLFDVNKNQDNEAVAHFSSKFNDLWSSHSSYDISNMFNEWLLTIQKPLSCFDCYNKTLSYIFDNTYKNIKDIEINESNEFKNSLIYNSLYDFQKNAVYGLIDKLEKFNGCILADSVGLGKTYEALGVIKYYELKRQKVLVLTPKKLKENWTIFTQNSKLNPFSNEKFNYDVKNHSDINRNKGYSGNDNLSSFNWSDFDLLVIDESHNFRNYSWVNDEFKSKSRYQHLMEKVIKSGRNTKVLLLSATPVNNRMHDLNNQIKFITNDNDSALKEYGIDSIKSVCRYAEEQSNKWSKLPLKQRDSKHFSEMIGSKFKNLLNLISIARSRRQILSSYSETNLTFPKRLPPKNIIWNIDDENKINIKLINEQLNDLTLASYKILSYVYEEFLCIYDQLDYKFEGKKMLHINREKGLVSLMKINLFKRLESSIFSFNETIKKIIEKTSSILNLLFKENISLNFSNDELIDDNEYSETIYENNLKIDINHIDLPKFKSDLVYDLNLLENIYKVTSLINENKDSKLNTLIELIEEKINNPFNEGNKKIIIFTTFEDTALYIYNHLKNKYLTSVVTGTKNISNHPKLLNNNSLGVNDILTYFSPKSKKIEDTGLDSSIEFDILIGTDCISEGQNLQDCDCLINYDIHWNPVRIIQRFGRIDRLQSKNKYIQLINMWPNIELEEYIKLESRVRNKMEKVVHASTGDDHILKSNDNLSEEENYRLEQLNQLKENIDKYEESKSDYSFSSLTFNEYLIDLWRYNNLFANEMKNKYLFSRGFYSVVSSINDEDKNLAIFLFKKTVSKDKDNMIEPYVFVSVKVIDNEIILPNKTLNEILQIYKSYASKNNYFDDKALKQFVEITNDFEDMNFLKNIYLKSIDFLKSKHIENDFKKLLSMNANISETLYDFQLISFLIIL